A single region of the Nocardioides ochotonae genome encodes:
- a CDS encoding universal stress protein: MHVIVATDGSKQSLAAARYARDVLDASKVTDVSVVAVLRPLAAVSFADDLSPDDRERVGLESASFRAAAESSLRVVAEVFDGWGPRVHRRIRSGSPANELIKAARSLEAGLVVVAAGGRGLSDTVLIGSTAQRVQHSAPCPVLVVRPTPRRKRG, translated from the coding sequence ATGCACGTCATCGTCGCCACCGACGGGTCCAAGCAGTCCCTGGCCGCCGCCCGCTACGCCCGCGACGTGCTCGACGCGAGCAAGGTCACCGACGTCTCGGTGGTGGCGGTGCTCCGCCCGCTCGCGGCGGTGTCCTTCGCCGACGACCTCTCCCCGGACGACCGCGAGCGGGTCGGCCTCGAGAGCGCGAGCTTCCGCGCCGCCGCGGAGAGCTCGCTGCGCGTGGTCGCGGAGGTCTTCGACGGCTGGGGCCCGCGGGTGCACCGGCGCATCCGCAGCGGCTCACCGGCCAACGAGCTGATCAAGGCCGCCCGCTCGCTCGAGGCGGGGCTGGTGGTGGTCGCCGCCGGCGGGCGGGGGCTCAGCGACACCGTGCTGATCGGCAGCACCGCCCAGCGCGTGCAGCACTCCGCGCCCTGCCCGGTCCTCGTCGTTCGGCCGACCCCGCGGCGCAAGCGCGGCTGA
- a CDS encoding APC family permease gives MSQADSAPQTQPEGESELKRSITGRLLYFYVLGDVLGSGIYVLIGAVALAVGGAFWIAFAVGITVATITGLAYAELVTKYPQAAGAALYVNKAFRNPMLTFLITVCMLSATYAAAGSLANGFASYFQTVWELPPTLLLTVAFIIVLAVVNFIGITESVIANMVMTLVEVSGLVIIMIIGVWYVAQGDARFATLVEFDTGDKSALLGVISGVALAFFAMTGFENAANVAEETIDPGRTFPRALVGGMLTAGIIYVLVAAVTALTVEIPVIQEAGRNDDPALLEVIEKGIIPVPVGFMTILFAIIAMVAITNTTLVSVVTQSRILYGMAREDVVPGIFGRIHSTRRSPWVALLFSAVVVCGLLASGADIARLATVTVVFTLFIYGLVIVSALKLRGQDEREDTFTAPRALLLLGVLGNAVLLVYVVYDDPGSLLWCAGLLAIGVALYVVERIFGRRDRPADRAQGESTLGEPVTRDPQQED, from the coding sequence GTGAGCCAGGCAGACTCAGCGCCCCAGACCCAGCCGGAGGGCGAGTCGGAGCTCAAGCGGAGCATCACCGGCCGGCTGCTGTACTTCTACGTCCTCGGCGACGTCCTCGGGTCGGGCATCTACGTCCTGATCGGGGCGGTCGCCCTCGCCGTCGGCGGTGCCTTCTGGATCGCCTTCGCGGTCGGCATCACCGTCGCCACGATCACCGGCCTGGCCTACGCCGAGCTGGTGACGAAGTACCCCCAGGCGGCCGGGGCCGCGCTCTACGTCAACAAGGCGTTCCGCAACCCGATGCTGACCTTCCTGATCACGGTCTGCATGCTCTCCGCGACGTACGCCGCCGCCGGCTCGCTGGCCAACGGCTTCGCGTCGTACTTCCAGACGGTCTGGGAGCTGCCGCCCACGCTGCTGCTGACGGTGGCGTTCATCATCGTCCTGGCCGTCGTCAACTTCATCGGCATCACCGAGTCGGTGATCGCCAACATGGTGATGACCCTCGTCGAGGTCAGCGGCCTGGTGATCATCATGATCATCGGGGTCTGGTACGTCGCCCAGGGCGACGCCCGGTTCGCGACCCTCGTCGAGTTCGACACCGGCGACAAGAGCGCCCTGCTCGGCGTCATCTCCGGCGTCGCGCTGGCGTTCTTCGCCATGACCGGCTTCGAGAACGCCGCCAACGTCGCCGAGGAGACCATCGACCCGGGCCGCACCTTCCCGCGCGCGCTGGTCGGCGGCATGCTCACCGCGGGCATCATCTACGTGCTGGTGGCGGCGGTCACCGCGCTCACCGTGGAGATCCCGGTGATCCAGGAGGCCGGCCGCAACGACGACCCGGCACTGCTGGAGGTCATCGAGAAGGGCATCATCCCGGTGCCCGTCGGGTTCATGACGATCCTGTTCGCGATCATCGCGATGGTCGCGATCACGAACACGACGCTGGTCTCGGTGGTCACCCAGTCGCGCATCCTCTACGGCATGGCCCGCGAGGACGTCGTCCCCGGCATCTTCGGCCGCATCCACTCCACCCGGCGCAGCCCGTGGGTGGCGCTGCTGTTCTCCGCCGTCGTGGTGTGCGGGCTGCTGGCCTCCGGCGCCGACATCGCGCGGCTGGCGACCGTCACGGTCGTCTTCACGCTCTTCATCTACGGCCTGGTCATCGTCTCCGCGCTCAAGCTGCGCGGCCAGGACGAGCGCGAGGACACCTTCACCGCACCGCGAGCGCTGCTGCTCCTCGGCGTCCTGGGCAACGCGGTGCTGCTCGTCTACGTCGTCTACGACGACCCGGGCTCGCTGCTGTGGTGCGCGGGCCTGCTCGCGATCGGCGTCGCGCTGTACGTCGTGGAGCGGATCTTCGGCCGGCGCGACCGGCCCGCCGACCGAGCGCAGGGGGAGTCCACCCTCGGCGAGCCCGTCACCCGTGACCCGCAGCAGGAGGACTAG
- the betT gene encoding choline BCCT transporter BetT, producing the protein MTTTVEPGPAVPPGPAGPAGPPPDDERPRINRPVFFSAALGTLAVTLWCVLAPENAERVLGEMVAWISEWFGWYYVALATAVLVFVVYLGSSRYGRTRLGPEHSRPEFSTGAWASMLFAAGIGTDLMFFAVHEPVVQYLTPPSGEGESVEAAREATVWTLFHYGISGWGMYALMGMALAYFAYRMNLPLAIRSALHPIFGRRVDGPIGHAVDVAAVLGTVFGVATSLGIGVVGLNVGLNELFDIPIGTATQIGLSVLAVTIATISAVSGVDKGIKRLSQLNVILAIGLALWILITGRTSYLLNALVLNVGDFVRLFPDMTMQTFAFEDTGSWMSYWTLFFWAWWIAWASFVGLFLARISRGRTIREFVAGTMIIPFTYIVMWISIFGNDALDQVRSGNGDFAETASASPEGGFYALLAEHPGFLVVASLATFVGLLFYVTSADSGALVMANLSSRLPSVSSDGARGVRIFWAVVTGALTISILSVGGIFALQNATVIMGLPFAFVMVLVMIGLYKALRVEALREETLAGVAHGALTGRSAQRAPWQARLRRVMAFPNRARALEFLERVATPALTEVGRELAGQGVQVEVREVVADDGEPGVELVADVGQERPFCYRMAHREVPLPSYGHWVPRGDERYSRVEVHLHDGGQGYDVMDYTHSQLIDDVLDQYEQHLEFLRLHDATR; encoded by the coding sequence ATGACCACGACCGTGGAACCTGGCCCGGCGGTGCCGCCCGGCCCCGCCGGCCCGGCCGGGCCACCGCCCGACGACGAGCGGCCCCGGATCAACCGACCGGTGTTCTTCAGCGCCGCACTCGGGACCCTGGCGGTCACGCTGTGGTGCGTGCTGGCCCCGGAGAACGCCGAGCGCGTGCTCGGGGAGATGGTCGCCTGGATCTCGGAGTGGTTCGGCTGGTACTACGTCGCGCTGGCCACCGCCGTGCTGGTGTTCGTGGTCTACCTCGGCTCCTCGCGCTACGGCCGGACCCGGCTCGGGCCCGAGCACTCGCGTCCGGAGTTCAGCACCGGCGCCTGGGCCTCGATGCTGTTCGCGGCCGGCATCGGCACCGACCTGATGTTCTTCGCCGTGCACGAGCCGGTGGTGCAGTACCTCACGCCGCCCAGCGGCGAGGGGGAGAGCGTCGAGGCCGCTCGTGAGGCCACCGTGTGGACGCTGTTCCACTACGGCATCAGCGGCTGGGGCATGTACGCCCTGATGGGCATGGCGCTGGCCTACTTCGCCTACCGGATGAACCTGCCGCTGGCGATCCGCTCCGCGCTCCACCCGATCTTCGGGCGCCGGGTGGACGGCCCGATCGGGCACGCGGTGGACGTCGCCGCGGTGCTCGGCACCGTGTTCGGCGTGGCCACCTCGCTGGGCATCGGCGTGGTGGGGCTCAACGTCGGGCTCAACGAGCTCTTCGACATCCCGATCGGCACCGCCACCCAGATCGGGCTCAGCGTGCTGGCGGTCACGATCGCGACCATCTCCGCGGTGAGCGGCGTCGACAAGGGCATCAAGCGGCTCTCCCAGCTCAACGTGATCCTCGCGATCGGCCTGGCGCTGTGGATCCTCATCACCGGGCGCACGTCGTACCTGCTCAACGCGCTGGTGCTCAACGTCGGCGACTTCGTCCGGCTGTTCCCGGACATGACGATGCAGACCTTCGCCTTCGAGGACACCGGCAGCTGGATGAGCTACTGGACGCTGTTCTTCTGGGCCTGGTGGATCGCCTGGGCGTCCTTCGTCGGGCTCTTCCTGGCGCGGATCTCGCGCGGTCGCACGATCCGGGAGTTCGTGGCCGGCACGATGATCATCCCCTTCACCTACATCGTCATGTGGATCTCGATCTTCGGCAACGACGCCCTCGACCAGGTCCGGTCCGGCAACGGCGACTTCGCCGAGACCGCCAGCGCCAGCCCGGAGGGCGGCTTCTACGCGCTGCTCGCCGAGCACCCCGGCTTCCTGGTGGTCGCCTCGCTGGCCACCTTCGTCGGGCTGCTGTTCTACGTCACCTCCGCCGACTCCGGCGCGCTGGTGATGGCGAACCTGTCCTCCCGGCTGCCCTCGGTGAGCTCCGACGGCGCTCGTGGGGTGCGGATCTTCTGGGCGGTGGTGACCGGCGCGCTGACGATCTCGATCCTCAGCGTCGGCGGCATCTTCGCCCTGCAGAACGCCACCGTGATCATGGGCCTGCCGTTCGCATTCGTGATGGTCCTGGTGATGATCGGGCTCTACAAGGCGCTCCGCGTCGAGGCGCTGCGCGAGGAGACCCTCGCCGGCGTGGCCCACGGCGCACTCACCGGCCGCAGCGCCCAGCGGGCACCGTGGCAGGCCCGGCTGCGCCGGGTGATGGCCTTCCCGAACCGCGCCCGGGCGCTGGAGTTCCTCGAGCGGGTCGCCACGCCGGCGCTCACCGAGGTCGGCCGCGAGCTGGCCGGCCAGGGCGTGCAGGTCGAGGTCCGCGAGGTCGTCGCCGACGACGGCGAGCCCGGCGTCGAGCTGGTCGCCGACGTCGGCCAGGAGCGCCCGTTCTGCTACCGGATGGCGCACCGCGAGGTGCCGCTGCCCAGCTATGGACACTGGGTGCCGCGCGGGGACGAGCGCTACTCCCGCGTCGAGGTGCACCTCCACGACGGCGGGCAGGGCTACGACGTCATGGACTACACCCACAGCCAGCTGATCGACGACGTGCTGGACCAGTACGAGCAGCACCTGGAGTTCCTGCGCCTGCACGACGCCACGCGCTGA
- the betA gene encoding choline dehydrogenase produces the protein MKRYDYVIVGGGSAGSVLANRLSADPGTSVLVLEAGHSDFRIDPFIHMPAALPFPIGSRFYDWRYRSEPEPHMGGREVFHARGKVLGGSSSINGMIFQRGNPLDYERWAADPGMETWDYAHCLPYFKRMETCTSGADAWRGGSGPLVLERGPATSPLFGAFLEAAQQAGHPLTDDVNGYRQEGFGKFDRNVHRGRRLSAARAYLHPVMSRPNLTVQTLAHVTGLRTEGNRVVGVDYVRARRARRSVEAGEVILCGGAINTPQLLQLSGIGDPELLGSLGIDVVADLPGVGANLQDHLEVYLQHAASQPVSIGPWLKHRHKPRIGAEWLFGRRGVGASNHFEAGGFIRSNDQVAYPNLMFHFLPIAIRYDGSRPGAEHGYQVHIGPMYSDVRGWLKIRSTDPFEHPAMQFNYLSTENDRREWVEIVRAAREILEQPAFAPFSAGEISPGPEVETDEEILDWVAKDAETALHPSCTAAMGTGPNSVLDPTSMRVHGVQGLRVVDASAMPYVTNGNIYAPVMMLAEKAADLIAGNTPLDPLEVPYYRHGAGMPLWPAGDPRNDAPAGTVRGPGR, from the coding sequence ATGAAGCGCTACGACTACGTCATCGTCGGGGGCGGCTCGGCCGGCTCGGTGCTGGCCAACCGGCTCTCCGCGGACCCCGGCACCTCGGTGCTGGTCCTCGAGGCCGGCCACAGCGACTTCCGCATCGACCCGTTCATCCACATGCCGGCGGCGCTGCCGTTCCCGATCGGCAGCCGCTTCTACGACTGGCGCTACCGCTCCGAGCCGGAGCCCCACATGGGCGGCCGGGAGGTCTTCCACGCCCGCGGCAAGGTCCTCGGCGGCTCCTCGAGCATCAACGGGATGATCTTCCAGCGCGGCAACCCGCTGGACTACGAGCGCTGGGCGGCCGACCCGGGCATGGAGACCTGGGACTACGCCCACTGCCTGCCGTACTTCAAGCGGATGGAGACCTGCACGTCCGGCGCGGACGCCTGGCGGGGCGGCTCTGGCCCCCTGGTCCTGGAGCGCGGCCCGGCCACCTCCCCGCTCTTCGGCGCGTTCCTCGAGGCCGCCCAGCAGGCCGGCCACCCGCTGACCGACGACGTCAACGGCTATCGCCAGGAGGGCTTCGGCAAGTTCGACCGCAACGTGCACCGCGGCCGGCGTCTCTCGGCGGCCCGCGCCTACCTGCACCCGGTCATGTCGCGGCCCAACCTCACCGTGCAGACCCTCGCCCACGTGACCGGCCTGCGCACCGAGGGCAACCGGGTCGTCGGTGTCGACTACGTCCGCGCCCGCCGCGCACGGCGCAGCGTCGAGGCCGGCGAGGTGATCCTCTGCGGCGGCGCGATCAACACCCCGCAGCTGCTCCAGCTCAGCGGCATCGGCGACCCGGAGCTGCTGGGCAGCCTCGGCATCGACGTGGTCGCCGACCTGCCCGGCGTGGGCGCCAACCTGCAGGACCACCTCGAGGTCTACCTGCAGCACGCCGCCAGCCAGCCGGTCTCGATCGGTCCCTGGCTCAAGCACCGGCACAAGCCCCGGATCGGGGCGGAGTGGCTCTTCGGGCGCCGCGGCGTCGGGGCCTCGAACCACTTCGAGGCCGGCGGCTTCATCCGCAGCAACGACCAGGTCGCCTACCCCAACCTGATGTTCCACTTCCTGCCGATCGCGATCCGGTACGACGGCTCGCGGCCGGGCGCGGAGCACGGCTACCAGGTGCACATCGGGCCGATGTACTCCGACGTGCGGGGCTGGCTGAAGATCCGCAGCACCGACCCCTTCGAGCACCCCGCGATGCAGTTCAACTACCTCTCCACCGAGAACGACCGGCGCGAGTGGGTCGAGATCGTCCGGGCGGCGCGCGAGATCCTCGAGCAGCCGGCGTTCGCACCCTTCTCGGCCGGCGAGATCTCGCCCGGGCCCGAGGTGGAGACCGACGAGGAGATCCTCGACTGGGTGGCGAAGGACGCCGAGACCGCGCTGCACCCCTCGTGCACCGCGGCGATGGGCACCGGTCCGAACAGCGTGCTCGACCCGACCTCGATGCGCGTGCACGGGGTCCAGGGCCTGCGTGTCGTGGACGCCTCCGCCATGCCCTACGTCACCAACGGCAACATCTACGCCCCGGTGATGATGCTGGCCGAGAAGGCGGCCGACCTGATCGCCGGCAACACCCCGCTGGACCCGCTCGAGGTCCCGTACTACCGCCACGGCGCCGGGATGCCGCTGTGGCCGGCCGGCGACCCCCGCAACGACGCACCGGCCGGGACCGTCCGCGGCCCGGGACGATGA
- a CDS encoding aldehyde dehydrogenase family protein, which translates to MPHLYIDGHWREGADEKHREIRCPADGSAVRTVSEAGEQDALDAVRAARRAFDTGPWPTTPAPERAALLHRVADRLEADKEDVARAESLDTGKRLVESRMDVDDVVSVFRHYAGLAGAESGRVVDAGVPDVVSRVVHDPVGVCALITPWNYPLLQTSWKVAPALAAGNTFVLKPSELTPSTAIWLMQALTDAGLPAGVANLVLGAGAEVGAPLTSAPEVDLVSFTGGLETGRRIMAAAAPTVKRVALELGGKNPNIVFADADLDAALDLALAAVFLDSGQVCSAGARLIVEESIHDEFVDELVRRAGEIRLGGPFDPDAETGPLISADHLAKVEAYVAAGVAEGAVLRVGGARPDRDAHPHLHAEGHYYPPTVLDGCTTSMRCVQEESFGPVLTVETFSGADRNAAEDAAVALANDTIYGLAGAVWTREAGRAERVAARLRHGTVWINDYHPYVAAAEWGGYKQSGIGRELGLAGLAEYRETKHIWHHTRPTVQGWFAGTSSFARRGAEQGEAR; encoded by the coding sequence ATGCCCCACCTCTACATCGATGGTCACTGGCGCGAAGGCGCCGACGAGAAGCACCGCGAGATCCGCTGCCCGGCGGACGGATCGGCGGTACGCACGGTCAGCGAGGCGGGTGAGCAGGACGCGCTGGACGCCGTCCGCGCCGCGCGTCGTGCGTTCGACACCGGCCCCTGGCCCACCACCCCGGCCCCGGAGCGGGCCGCCCTGCTGCACCGTGTCGCCGACCGCCTCGAGGCCGACAAGGAGGACGTCGCCCGCGCCGAGTCGCTCGACACCGGCAAGCGGCTGGTCGAGTCCCGCATGGACGTCGACGACGTCGTCTCGGTCTTCCGCCACTACGCCGGCCTGGCCGGCGCCGAGTCCGGTCGCGTCGTCGACGCCGGCGTGCCGGACGTCGTCAGCCGGGTCGTCCACGACCCGGTCGGCGTCTGCGCGCTGATCACCCCGTGGAACTACCCGCTGCTGCAGACCTCCTGGAAGGTCGCGCCCGCGCTGGCCGCCGGCAACACCTTCGTGCTCAAGCCCAGCGAGCTGACGCCGTCCACGGCGATCTGGCTGATGCAGGCGCTCACCGACGCCGGGCTGCCCGCCGGCGTGGCCAACCTGGTGCTCGGCGCGGGTGCCGAGGTCGGCGCGCCGCTCACGTCGGCTCCCGAGGTCGACCTGGTCTCCTTCACCGGCGGCCTGGAGACCGGTCGCCGGATCATGGCGGCCGCGGCGCCGACCGTGAAGCGGGTCGCGCTGGAGCTCGGCGGCAAGAACCCCAACATCGTCTTCGCCGACGCCGACCTCGACGCGGCGCTCGACCTCGCCCTCGCGGCGGTCTTCCTCGACTCCGGCCAGGTCTGCTCGGCCGGCGCCCGCCTCATCGTCGAGGAGAGCATCCACGACGAGTTCGTCGACGAGCTGGTGCGCCGCGCGGGCGAGATCCGCCTCGGCGGCCCGTTCGACCCCGACGCCGAGACCGGCCCGCTGATCAGCGCCGACCACCTCGCCAAGGTGGAGGCGTACGTCGCCGCCGGGGTCGCCGAGGGCGCCGTGCTCCGGGTCGGCGGCGCCCGCCCCGACCGGGACGCCCACCCGCACCTGCACGCCGAGGGCCACTACTACCCGCCGACCGTGCTCGACGGCTGCACCACCTCCATGCGGTGCGTGCAGGAGGAGTCCTTCGGTCCGGTGCTGACCGTCGAGACCTTCAGCGGCGCCGACCGCAACGCCGCCGAGGACGCGGCGGTGGCGCTGGCCAACGACACCATCTACGGCCTCGCCGGCGCGGTGTGGACCAGGGAGGCGGGGCGCGCGGAGCGGGTCGCCGCCCGGCTGCGCCACGGCACGGTGTGGATCAACGACTACCACCCCTACGTCGCCGCCGCCGAGTGGGGCGGCTACAAGCAGAGCGGCATCGGCCGCGAGCTCGGCCTCGCCGGGCTGGCGGAGTACCGCGAGACCAAGCACATCTGGCACCACACCCGGCCCACCGTGCAGGGGTGGTTCGCCGGCACGTCCTCCTTCGCCCGGCGCGGCGCCGAGCAGGGGGAGGCCCGATGA
- a CDS encoding LuxR C-terminal-related transcriptional regulator: MTEPDAPSTAPVRVVVVDDHAMFRRGVRAELASAGAGVVEVVAEAADVDEAVAAVRTHRPDVVLLDVHLPGGGGVEVMRRQAPDGTRYLALSVSDAAEDVIGTIRGGARGYVTKTITGPELVDAIRRVADGDAVFSPRLAGFVLDAFAGSIEVAAVDEDLDRLTEREREVMRLIARGYAYKEVAKELFISIKTVETHMSSVLRKLQLSSRHELTRWASDRRLL; this comes from the coding sequence ATGACCGAGCCGGACGCACCGTCGACCGCACCCGTGCGTGTCGTGGTGGTCGACGACCACGCGATGTTCCGTCGCGGTGTGCGCGCCGAGCTCGCCTCGGCGGGGGCCGGTGTGGTCGAGGTGGTGGCCGAGGCCGCCGACGTCGACGAGGCGGTCGCGGCGGTGCGGACGCACCGGCCCGACGTCGTACTGCTCGACGTGCACCTGCCCGGCGGCGGCGGGGTCGAGGTGATGCGCCGCCAGGCCCCGGACGGCACCCGCTACCTCGCGCTGAGCGTCTCCGACGCGGCGGAGGACGTGATCGGGACGATCCGCGGCGGCGCCCGCGGCTACGTCACCAAGACCATCACCGGCCCCGAGCTGGTCGACGCGATCCGCCGGGTCGCCGACGGCGACGCGGTGTTCTCCCCGCGCCTGGCCGGCTTCGTGCTCGACGCCTTCGCCGGGTCGATCGAGGTCGCCGCCGTCGATGAGGACCTCGACCGGCTCACCGAGCGCGAGCGCGAGGTGATGCGCCTGATCGCCCGCGGCTACGCCTACAAGGAGGTGGCCAAGGAGCTGTTCATCTCCATCAAGACCGTCGAGACCCACATGTCCAGCGTGCTGCGCAAGCTCCAGCTCTCCTCGCGCCACGAGCTCACCCGCTGGGCCTCCGACCGCCGCCTGCTCTGA
- a CDS encoding ATP-binding protein: protein MSSPSSTAPQPGAAAPRETRKAYRDTHDVVVGGVASGLAEHLGLPVLTVRVAFLVLALLGFLGVALYAGLWMVLPADNRFPVDAPGLESATRGGRRPGPRRRWTDYGPMIALHTLGFGLVLVAEAIFGRGAIFWPVFLGLVGLALLWRQADEAQRERWRDTSGRVDPLRIVFGGGGWGAVARVASGVSLVLAAALIIGLDGASLADARGAVAGGALVLLGIAVVVGPWVYRLATDLSAEREERVRNQERADVAAHLHDSVLQTLALIQKNATDSAVVARLARAQERDLRAWLYAEEAQDERTLASALRGAMAELEDAHGITVDVVTVGDCDLDEQLRPVLAAAREAVTNVAKHAGTGRADVYAEVTDTAVDIFVRDRGCGFDPDHTAPDRYGVRHSIVDRLQRHGGSAEIRSAPGEGTEVRLHLPRPTSTDPSRGDER from the coding sequence ATGAGCAGCCCATCCAGCACGGCGCCGCAGCCCGGCGCCGCAGCGCCCCGGGAGACCCGCAAGGCCTACCGCGACACCCACGACGTGGTGGTCGGCGGCGTCGCCTCCGGCCTGGCCGAGCACCTCGGACTGCCGGTGCTCACGGTCCGCGTCGCGTTCCTGGTGCTGGCGCTGCTCGGCTTCCTCGGCGTCGCGCTGTACGCCGGGCTGTGGATGGTGCTGCCGGCCGACAACCGCTTCCCCGTCGACGCTCCCGGCCTGGAGAGCGCCACCCGCGGCGGGCGGCGTCCCGGCCCGCGGCGGCGCTGGACGGACTACGGGCCGATGATCGCGCTGCACACCCTCGGCTTCGGCCTGGTGCTGGTCGCCGAGGCCATCTTCGGGCGCGGCGCGATCTTCTGGCCGGTGTTCCTCGGCCTGGTCGGCCTCGCCCTGCTCTGGCGCCAGGCCGACGAGGCCCAGCGCGAGCGGTGGCGCGACACCAGCGGGCGAGTCGACCCGCTGCGCATCGTCTTCGGCGGTGGCGGGTGGGGAGCGGTCGCCCGGGTCGCGAGCGGGGTCAGCCTGGTCCTCGCCGCCGCGCTCATCATCGGTCTCGACGGTGCCTCCCTCGCCGACGCGCGCGGCGCCGTGGCGGGCGGGGCGCTGGTGCTGCTCGGCATCGCGGTCGTGGTCGGTCCGTGGGTGTATCGCCTCGCCACCGACCTCTCCGCCGAGCGCGAGGAGCGGGTCCGCAACCAGGAGCGCGCCGACGTGGCGGCGCACCTGCACGACTCGGTGCTGCAGACTCTCGCGCTGATCCAGAAGAACGCCACCGACTCCGCCGTGGTCGCGCGTCTGGCCCGCGCCCAGGAGCGCGACCTGCGCGCCTGGCTCTACGCGGAGGAGGCCCAGGACGAGCGGACCCTGGCCAGCGCGCTGCGCGGCGCGATGGCCGAGCTCGAGGACGCCCACGGCATCACGGTGGACGTCGTGACGGTCGGCGACTGCGACCTCGACGAGCAGCTGCGCCCGGTGCTCGCCGCGGCCCGCGAGGCCGTCACCAACGTCGCCAAGCACGCCGGCACCGGCCGCGCCGACGTCTACGCCGAGGTCACCGACACCGCCGTCGACATCTTCGTGCGCGACCGCGGCTGCGGCTTCGACCCCGACCACACGGCCCCGGACCGCTACGGCGTCCGCCACAGCATCGTGGACCGCCTCCAGCGCCACGGGGGCAGCGCCGAGATCCGCTCGGCCCCCGGCGAGGGCACCGAGGTGCGCCTGCACCTGCCCCGCCCCACCAGCACCGACCCGAGCCGAGGAGACGAGCGATGA
- a CDS encoding PspC domain-containing protein, translated as MTSTPPDAPTGPDGPDDPGAPGAPGAPGGPGRPAQGPRARGEEIRDLGRLRRSTTDHHVAGVAGGLARHLDIDPVILRVAFVVLIFFGGAGLLLYGACWLLVPQDDGTPPAVRLDDRTRSIVLLVAAGLSALALVGDSWGVIGFPWPLAIVGAVALVLLTRNRDSSPSPAYTPPAYEQYPYAAQAPGAGPATGPATDPATDPAAMPGAPTYQPGTYQPWLAANAVPPAGTYPPPYAAPPSNPTRRGPLLFWVTMALAALGIGILGIVDVAGAPVPDSAYAALVVATCGVMLVAGAFFGRAGGLIAVGLVAALLMAGTTVGEDLVDGDERYRPMTSLEVESGYDLGAGDLVLDLSAVEDPEALAGRTIDVEGGVGRLEVIVPDDLRVRASADVGIGSAALFASDDAGFGVSSGATSGPAGEPLEIVADLGIGQVRIHTESQEAAR; from the coding sequence ATGACCAGCACACCTCCCGACGCCCCCACCGGCCCCGATGGCCCCGACGACCCCGGTGCGCCCGGTGCGCCCGGTGCGCCCGGTGGCCCCGGCCGGCCGGCCCAGGGGCCCCGCGCCCGCGGCGAGGAGATCCGCGACCTGGGCCGGCTGCGCCGCAGCACCACCGACCACCATGTCGCCGGCGTCGCGGGCGGGCTGGCGCGCCACCTCGACATCGACCCGGTGATCCTGCGCGTCGCGTTCGTGGTGCTGATCTTCTTCGGCGGCGCCGGGCTGCTGCTGTACGGCGCCTGCTGGCTGCTGGTGCCCCAGGACGACGGCACCCCTCCGGCGGTGCGTCTGGACGACCGCACCCGCAGCATCGTGCTGCTGGTGGCCGCCGGCCTCTCCGCCCTGGCGCTGGTCGGCGACTCGTGGGGGGTCATCGGCTTCCCCTGGCCGTTGGCGATCGTCGGCGCGGTCGCGCTGGTGCTGCTCACCCGCAACCGGGACAGCTCCCCGTCCCCGGCCTACACCCCGCCGGCCTACGAGCAGTACCCGTACGCCGCGCAGGCCCCGGGTGCCGGCCCCGCCACCGGCCCGGCTACCGACCCCGCCACCGACCCGGCAGCGATGCCCGGCGCCCCGACGTACCAGCCGGGCACCTACCAGCCCTGGCTGGCCGCGAACGCCGTACCGCCGGCGGGCACCTACCCCCCGCCGTACGCCGCCCCGCCGTCGAACCCCACCCGCCGCGGCCCGCTGCTGTTCTGGGTGACGATGGCCCTGGCCGCGCTCGGCATCGGCATCCTCGGCATCGTCGACGTCGCCGGCGCCCCGGTCCCGGACAGCGCCTATGCGGCTCTCGTGGTGGCGACCTGCGGGGTGATGCTGGTCGCCGGCGCGTTCTTCGGCCGGGCCGGTGGCCTGATCGCGGTCGGCCTGGTGGCGGCGCTGCTGATGGCCGGCACCACCGTCGGCGAGGACCTCGTCGACGGCGACGAGCGGTACCGCCCGATGACCTCCCTCGAGGTCGAGAGCGGCTATGACCTCGGGGCCGGCGACCTGGTCCTCGACCTCAGCGCCGTCGAGGACCCGGAGGCCCTCGCGGGGCGCACCATCGACGTCGAGGGAGGCGTCGGGCGCCTCGAGGTGATCGTTCCCGACGACCTGCGGGTGCGTGCGAGCGCCGACGTCGGCATCGGCAGCGCCGCGCTGTTCGCCAGCGACGACGCCGGCTTCGGGGTCAGCAGCGGCGCGACGAGCGGCCCCGCAGGAGAGCCCCTCGAGATCGTCGCGGACCTCGGCATCGGCCAGGTCCGCATCCACAC